A single region of the Polymorphum gilvum SL003B-26A1 genome encodes:
- a CDS encoding MDR family MFS transporter, with amino-acid sequence MTSAPRPDSIEGLFARFGPSYRWLVTVTVMMGTIATILSATIVNVALPDIMGAFGMGQDKAQLLSTGFLAAMTGTMLLNAWMVETFGQRATFMLALTVFIIASVMGGLAPAEGVLILARVLQGGAAGILQPLAMQTIFQVFPPEKRGSAMGIYGIGVVLAPALGPTLGGIMVDSFNWRYVFFMAVPFCLIGLFLATLFMPGRATAGPPRKFDWIGFGLLTVFLVTLLNGLSNGQRYGWMSDPILRDFAIAFVTGIGFIVWELRTPAPMLNLKLFTNRVYAGASVVAFIFGAGIFGSTFLIPLFVQTIQGYTPTRSGLLLMPAGLILALVFPIAGRLTDKTPAYATVMFGLAVFALSSFLMTGVDTDTSFWLFAWWIMLGRIGLGFIMPSLNAGALKALPMTLLGQGSGAINFVRQLGGAFGVNLLSIALERRSQLYVDSFTAAQHAGNSATADMLREVTGLLAQAGVPEAIRQAGAMNYLGRVIYSQGNMLGYRDSFFIVGVIFLAALVPALMMRRRPQRPPAQSDAARRGAAHTKDVPQPAR; translated from the coding sequence GTGACTAGCGCGCCCCGCCCGGACAGCATCGAGGGCCTGTTCGCCCGTTTCGGCCCGTCCTATCGCTGGCTGGTCACGGTGACGGTCATGATGGGCACCATCGCGACCATCCTGAGCGCCACCATCGTCAACGTGGCCCTGCCCGACATCATGGGCGCTTTCGGCATGGGCCAGGACAAGGCGCAACTTCTCTCTACCGGCTTCCTCGCCGCGATGACCGGGACCATGCTGCTGAATGCCTGGATGGTCGAGACATTCGGCCAGCGCGCGACCTTTATGCTGGCGCTGACAGTCTTCATCATCGCCTCCGTCATGGGCGGGCTCGCACCCGCCGAGGGCGTGCTGATCCTGGCTCGCGTCCTACAAGGCGGCGCGGCCGGCATCCTCCAGCCGCTCGCCATGCAGACGATCTTCCAGGTTTTCCCACCGGAAAAGCGGGGTTCGGCCATGGGCATCTACGGCATCGGCGTGGTGCTGGCTCCTGCCCTGGGCCCGACGCTGGGCGGGATCATGGTGGACAGCTTCAACTGGCGCTATGTGTTCTTCATGGCCGTGCCGTTCTGCCTCATCGGCCTGTTCCTGGCCACGCTCTTCATGCCGGGCCGGGCAACTGCCGGACCGCCGCGCAAATTCGACTGGATCGGCTTCGGCCTGCTGACAGTGTTCCTGGTCACCTTGCTGAACGGATTGTCGAACGGGCAACGCTACGGCTGGATGTCCGATCCCATCCTGCGCGATTTCGCTATCGCCTTTGTCACGGGCATCGGATTCATTGTCTGGGAACTGCGTACACCGGCACCCATGCTCAATCTCAAGCTCTTCACGAACCGGGTCTATGCGGGCGCATCCGTCGTGGCCTTCATTTTCGGGGCGGGGATCTTCGGTTCGACCTTCTTGATTCCGCTGTTCGTGCAAACAATCCAGGGCTATACGCCGACGCGCTCGGGCCTGCTGCTGATGCCAGCCGGTCTGATTCTGGCCCTGGTCTTCCCGATCGCCGGACGGCTGACCGACAAGACGCCAGCCTATGCCACGGTCATGTTCGGGCTGGCGGTCTTCGCGCTGTCGTCGTTCCTGATGACCGGCGTGGACACCGATACGTCGTTCTGGCTGTTCGCCTGGTGGATCATGCTGGGGCGGATCGGCCTTGGTTTCATCATGCCGAGCCTGAACGCCGGCGCCCTCAAGGCGCTGCCCATGACGCTACTCGGTCAGGGCTCCGGAGCGATCAACTTCGTGCGCCAACTCGGCGGGGCGTTCGGCGTCAATCTTCTTTCCATCGCCCTGGAACGGCGCTCGCAGCTCTACGTGGACAGCTTCACGGCGGCGCAGCACGCGGGCAACAGCGCGACGGCCGACATGCTGCGCGAAGTAACCGGCTTGCTCGCGCAGGCCGGCGTGCCGGAAGCGATTCGCCAGGCCGGGGCGATGAACTATCTCGGCCGCGTGATTTACAGCCAGGGCAACATGCTGGGATACCGCGACAGCTTCTTTATCGTCGGCGTGATCTTCCTGGCCGCCCTTGTCCCGGCGCTGATGATGCGCCGACGGCCACAGCGCCCGCCAGCGCAAAGTGATGCGGCGAGGCGTGGCGCAGCCCATACAAAGGATGTGCCTCAGCCTGCCCGGTGA
- a CDS encoding winged helix-turn-helix transcriptional regulator has product MRLLMGSWTTYILWHLRQDGPLRFGALRRAIPGISSKVLTQRLRMLEEHGIVYRHHVPSIPPEVSYGLTPQGAELGDVFDALENVSRRWLARGWPEREGRDATTSPSLAIGPRLNLQPDDR; this is encoded by the coding sequence TTGCGCCTGCTCATGGGGTCATGGACGACTTACATACTCTGGCATCTGCGCCAGGACGGGCCGTTGCGTTTCGGCGCGTTGCGGCGGGCGATCCCCGGCATCTCGTCGAAGGTCCTGACGCAACGCCTGCGGATGCTCGAAGAACACGGCATCGTCTATCGCCACCATGTTCCCTCGATCCCCCCGGAGGTCTCTTACGGCCTGACGCCGCAAGGCGCAGAGCTTGGAGACGTGTTCGACGCGCTCGAAAATGTCTCGCGCCGCTGGCTGGCGCGGGGATGGCCGGAGAGGGAAGGCCGGGACGCCACCACCTCTCCCTCCCTCGCAATCGGCCCCCGGCTGAACTTGCAGCCGGACGACCGCTGA
- a CDS encoding SDR family oxidoreductase, giving the protein MILVVGGTGTIGSEVVRLLKAENAPFQALVRDPAKADGLKAQGVETVAGDLRQPETLPEALQGAEKVFVVTPLVPDQVQMRANLIAAAKTAGVKHVVMSTGIGAAPDAPVQIGRWHGENQKQLQESGMAWTFVQPGFFMQNLLMYAEAIREKGEFYMPLGEGKVSWIDARDIAAVAAKALTEPGHEDQAYPVTGPEALSGAELGTILTEIAGHTVNYVPISLDQAKQAMTSMGMPEMLAEAMNELYALAPAGHLAGVLDTVEKVTGRPARSFWQFAQDHARAFKKD; this is encoded by the coding sequence ATGATACTCGTCGTTGGCGGAACCGGAACAATCGGCAGCGAGGTGGTCCGGCTGCTGAAGGCGGAGAACGCGCCCTTCCAGGCGCTGGTACGCGATCCGGCCAAGGCGGACGGCCTCAAAGCACAGGGCGTCGAGACGGTTGCCGGGGATCTGCGCCAGCCGGAAACCTTGCCCGAAGCACTACAGGGGGCCGAAAAGGTCTTCGTCGTCACCCCCCTCGTGCCGGACCAGGTGCAAATGCGCGCCAACCTCATCGCAGCGGCCAAGACGGCCGGGGTCAAGCATGTCGTCATGTCCACCGGCATTGGCGCGGCCCCGGATGCGCCCGTGCAGATCGGGCGCTGGCACGGTGAAAACCAGAAGCAGCTTCAGGAGTCCGGCATGGCCTGGACCTTCGTTCAGCCGGGGTTCTTCATGCAGAACCTCCTGATGTATGCCGAAGCAATCCGCGAGAAGGGCGAGTTCTATATGCCCTTGGGCGAGGGCAAGGTGAGCTGGATTGATGCGCGCGATATCGCCGCCGTTGCCGCCAAGGCTCTGACCGAGCCGGGACACGAGGACCAGGCCTACCCGGTAACCGGGCCGGAAGCGCTCAGCGGTGCTGAGTTGGGGACAATACTGACTGAGATTGCGGGTCACACGGTCAACTACGTTCCCATCTCGCTGGATCAGGCCAAGCAAGCGATGACGAGCATGGGCATGCCGGAGATGCTGGCGGAGGCGATGAACGAGCTTTACGCACTTGCCCCCGCCGGTCATCTGGCCGGCGTGCTCGATACGGTGGAGAAGGTGACCGGCCGCCCGGCGCGCAGCTTCTGGCAGTTTGCGCAGGACCATGCGCGAGCGTTCAAGAAGGATTGA
- a CDS encoding DNA helicase UvrD, with protein sequence MKEWSLAILVPTKKMTRLVSDAFRLPPGGMTETPHSAVIELEAAILGAEVIALLMQPDTDGAHFERFIALIRNYFHGKGGDTPTKGALNEAANIQKAYGEHLACLATGKALRKNSILVAMLAVYGQARELALTGDPDKDWRAMRQLLEDGACPRLKEIAQEVRNIRVLERGTQLRQALSQDWRDNGAYRNALAIIRQAFVQEHFSTNAKPETGVVVMNMHKAKGKQFDEVIIFEGWPIRLSEKAKRSSSTPSAGVPATPR encoded by the coding sequence ATGAAGGAATGGTCGCTGGCCATCCTCGTGCCGACGAAGAAGATGACCCGCTTGGTATCAGACGCCTTTCGGTTGCCGCCGGGCGGGATGACCGAGACTCCGCATTCGGCGGTTATCGAATTGGAAGCCGCGATCCTCGGCGCCGAGGTTATCGCTTTGCTCATGCAGCCGGATACCGATGGCGCTCACTTTGAGCGGTTCATCGCCCTGATACGCAACTACTTCCATGGCAAGGGCGGCGACACACCGACCAAAGGCGCTCTGAACGAGGCTGCCAATATCCAGAAAGCCTACGGCGAACACCTTGCTTGCCTCGCCACCGGCAAAGCGCTCCGAAAGAACAGCATCCTGGTTGCCATGCTCGCCGTCTATGGTCAGGCACGAGAACTCGCGCTCACCGGTGATCCGGACAAGGACTGGCGAGCCATGCGGCAACTTCTGGAGGACGGTGCCTGTCCACGGTTGAAAGAGATCGCTCAGGAGGTGCGGAACATCCGCGTGCTGGAGCGGGGCACCCAACTCCGTCAGGCGCTTTCTCAAGACTGGCGGGACAACGGCGCCTATCGCAACGCGCTGGCAATCATTCGGCAGGCATTCGTCCAGGAGCATTTTTCCACCAACGCCAAACCTGAGACCGGTGTCGTCGTGATGAATATGCACAAGGCCAAGGGTAAGCAGTTCGACGAAGTGATCATCTTCGAGGGTTGGCCGATTAGACTAAGCGAAAAGGCCAAGCGGTCTTCCTCTACCCCCTCTGCGGGCGTGCCCGCAACGCCCCGGTAG
- a CDS encoding DUF2958 domain-containing protein, whose translation MNDTTTNLGSAAALLTDEQRARMLRNGRENAERIDDDGNTHDFWPVVKLFCPWGAATWLLSELDPDEPDIAFGLCDLGMGSPELGSVRLSEIAAIRGPGGLTIERDQHFKPTKSLTAYAAEARLAGRIVA comes from the coding sequence ATGAACGACACGACGACGAACCTTGGCAGCGCTGCCGCGCTGCTGACCGACGAGCAACGCGCCCGCATGTTGCGGAACGGGCGGGAGAATGCCGAGCGCATCGACGACGACGGCAACACCCACGACTTCTGGCCTGTGGTGAAGCTGTTCTGCCCATGGGGCGCGGCGACGTGGCTGCTGTCCGAACTTGACCCCGACGAGCCGGATATTGCCTTCGGCTTGTGTGATTTGGGCATGGGCAGCCCCGAATTGGGCAGTGTGCGCCTGTCGGAGATAGCCGCCATCCGTGGCCCCGGTGGCCTGACCATCGAGCGCGACCAGCATTTCAAGCCGACCAAGAGCCTGACGGCCTACGCCGCCGAGGCGCGGCTTGCTGGCCGTATCGTCGCGTAG
- a CDS encoding ParB/RepB/Spo0J family partition protein, whose product MTIQTIPLNKLTVADGNNPRRSMDAAALNGLAASIKADGLLQNLVVRKDGRKFRIVSGERRYRALSLLAERGDIGKDHPVPVEVRGGLSEADALRLATVENIQREQLAPMDEAEAFASLLGEGASLEDVAAKAGVSVLTVKRRVALASLCDEAKALVREGEFSLSVAEALTLATHDQQRALIERLEQGYHYDADDVRGMLTGEKPAVSLAIFPMEQYDGTVTADLFADDDNTFFDDAEQFFRLQSQAVEALAAHHREAGAAFVDVLTEGYAPWWQYREANTEQDEAGGVVIHFKPSGRVDVREGLVRRDVRPSVAEETAAPAAPKPQPEYTGPVVRMVAAHKSMAVMEALLADARKAKEVAVIQMMRGIRYHGRIAVDAHPALAFFSTSDRPPVSYSAVERTAQEFVAALGLEGGERHPYARPSRGAWDVLLGDDKSAAQLYAAVKTLSDSELEQLHLLLTALAFGQESMEALDTTDSLFNQVAVDLGVDMRDRWVPDEDFLYRRRKEHLEAIARESGAVSRLGKLKDYAKGKLAAALANHFQRCAEDDATLPADLRERGRNWLPGAMLFPAVTADTPAEQEAEDIEADEQDDLTEAAA is encoded by the coding sequence ATGACCATCCAGACCATCCCCCTGAACAAGCTGACCGTCGCTGACGGCAACAACCCCCGCCGCAGCATGGACGCCGCCGCCCTCAACGGGCTGGCAGCTTCCATCAAGGCCGACGGCCTGTTGCAGAACCTTGTCGTTCGCAAGGACGGGCGGAAATTCCGCATCGTGTCGGGCGAGAGGCGCTATCGTGCCCTGTCGCTGTTGGCCGAGCGCGGCGACATCGGCAAAGACCATCCCGTGCCCGTCGAGGTGCGCGGCGGGCTGTCGGAGGCCGACGCGCTGCGGCTTGCCACTGTGGAAAACATCCAGCGGGAGCAGCTTGCCCCCATGGACGAGGCCGAGGCGTTCGCCTCCCTGTTGGGCGAGGGTGCCAGCCTTGAGGACGTGGCCGCCAAGGCGGGCGTGTCGGTGCTGACCGTCAAGCGCCGCGTGGCGCTGGCCAGCCTGTGCGACGAGGCCAAGGCGTTGGTGCGGGAGGGTGAGTTTTCCCTGTCGGTTGCCGAGGCGCTGACCTTGGCCACCCATGACCAGCAACGCGCCCTCATCGAGCGGCTGGAGCAGGGCTATCACTACGATGCCGACGATGTGCGCGGCATGCTGACGGGCGAAAAGCCCGCCGTGTCGCTGGCCATCTTTCCGATGGAGCAGTACGACGGCACCGTCACCGCCGACCTGTTCGCCGACGACGACAACACCTTCTTTGACGATGCCGAACAGTTCTTCCGCTTGCAGTCGCAAGCGGTCGAGGCGTTGGCCGCGCATCACCGCGAGGCGGGCGCGGCCTTCGTCGACGTGCTGACCGAGGGCTATGCGCCATGGTGGCAGTACCGCGAGGCCAACACCGAGCAGGACGAGGCGGGCGGCGTGGTCATCCACTTCAAGCCGAGCGGTCGGGTGGATGTGCGCGAGGGGCTTGTCCGCCGCGACGTGCGGCCGAGCGTGGCCGAGGAAACGGCAGCCCCCGCCGCGCCTAAGCCGCAGCCCGAATATACGGGGCCTGTGGTGCGCATGGTGGCTGCCCACAAGAGCATGGCCGTCATGGAAGCCTTGCTGGCCGATGCCCGCAAGGCCAAGGAAGTCGCCGTCATCCAGATGATGCGCGGTATCCGCTATCACGGGCGCATCGCGGTCGATGCCCACCCCGCGCTGGCGTTCTTTTCTACCAGCGACAGGCCGCCCGTCAGCTACAGCGCCGTGGAACGGACGGCGCAGGAGTTCGTCGCGGCGTTGGGCTTGGAGGGCGGCGAACGCCACCCTTACGCCCGCCCCAGCCGTGGCGCGTGGGATGTGCTGTTGGGCGACGACAAGAGCGCCGCGCAGCTTTACGCGGCGGTGAAGACTCTGTCCGACAGCGAACTTGAGCAGTTGCACCTGCTGCTGACCGCGCTGGCCTTCGGGCAGGAGAGCATGGAGGCGCTCGACACCACCGACAGCCTGTTCAATCAGGTGGCCGTGGATTTGGGCGTGGACATGCGCGACCGCTGGGTGCCCGACGAGGACTTCCTCTATCGCCGCCGCAAGGAGCATCTGGAAGCCATCGCCCGCGAGAGCGGGGCGGTCAGCCGCCTCGGCAAACTCAAGGACTACGCCAAGGGCAAGCTGGCCGCCGCGCTGGCCAATCACTTCCAGCGCTGTGCAGAGGACGACGCGACCTTGCCCGCCGACCTGCGGGAGCGCGGGCGCAACTGGCTGCCCGGCGCGATGCTGTTCCCCGCCGTGACGGCGGATACGCCCGCCGAGCAGGAGGCCGAGGACATCGAGGCGGATGAACAGGACGACCTCACCGAGGCGGCGGCGTAA
- a CDS encoding acetate/propionate family kinase yields MTGDLLVTFNAGSSTVKIGLFETETTGVKRLAKAVIDFSRTPLHFRIFEGPQVFEIALNATASDDLTDVIAETFGWLARHFDMTATTAIGHRVVHGGDRFHGPVRLDEAVIAEIDTLTRLAPLHQPQSLRLIRAVRAWRPELAQIASFDTAFHQGHADVVRRFAIPRELHDKGIRRYGFHGLSYKFIAEELARRAPKVAKGNVIVAHLGSGASLCGMENGTSRDSSMGFSALDGIPMATRCGALDPGVILYLFDTEGRDAKEVENLLYRQCGLLGVSGISADSRELLASALPEARQALDLFTFRIAGELSRIAATLGGLDGIVFTAGIGENQPWIRAEVCRRLMWLGIEIDPSANEKNAAVISSSASRVSVFVIPTDEEQVIARETLQALEE; encoded by the coding sequence ATGACGGGTGACCTGCTCGTTACCTTCAACGCCGGCTCTTCGACGGTCAAGATCGGCCTGTTCGAGACGGAAACGACCGGTGTCAAGCGGCTTGCCAAAGCTGTCATTGACTTCAGCAGAACGCCTCTCCACTTTCGCATCTTCGAAGGTCCACAGGTCTTCGAGATCGCCCTCAATGCTACGGCATCCGACGACCTGACCGACGTCATCGCCGAGACCTTCGGCTGGCTGGCTCGGCATTTTGACATGACCGCAACCACCGCTATCGGCCATCGCGTGGTCCATGGTGGCGATCGCTTCCACGGCCCGGTTCGGCTTGATGAGGCTGTGATCGCAGAAATCGACACGCTCACACGGCTGGCTCCGCTCCACCAACCGCAGTCGCTCCGGCTCATCCGCGCCGTTCGCGCGTGGCGTCCGGAGCTCGCTCAAATCGCATCATTCGACACGGCCTTCCATCAGGGTCATGCTGACGTCGTCCGGCGGTTCGCCATTCCCCGTGAGCTGCATGACAAAGGGATTAGACGCTACGGCTTCCACGGCTTGTCCTATAAGTTCATTGCCGAAGAGCTGGCCCGACGTGCGCCGAAGGTCGCCAAGGGCAATGTGATTGTCGCTCATCTCGGCAGTGGCGCCAGCCTGTGCGGGATGGAAAACGGGACCAGCCGCGACAGCAGCATGGGATTCTCCGCGCTCGACGGGATCCCGATGGCGACGCGCTGCGGCGCCCTTGATCCGGGCGTCATCCTCTATCTGTTCGACACCGAGGGACGCGACGCGAAGGAGGTCGAAAACCTCCTCTATCGGCAATGTGGGCTGCTCGGCGTCTCGGGCATCAGCGCCGACAGCCGCGAGCTTCTGGCGAGCGCCTTGCCGGAAGCCAGGCAGGCGCTCGACCTCTTCACCTTCCGCATCGCCGGCGAGCTGTCGCGCATTGCCGCGACACTCGGCGGGCTCGACGGCATCGTCTTCACCGCCGGCATCGGTGAGAATCAGCCGTGGATCCGAGCCGAGGTTTGTCGGCGTTTGATGTGGCTCGGTATCGAGATCGATCCGTCTGCCAACGAGAAGAACGCCGCCGTGATCAGCAGCTCGGCCAGCCGGGTTTCGGTATTTGTCATCCCCACCGATGAGGAGCAGGTGATCGCGCGCGAAACATTGCAGGCCTTGGAGGAGTGA
- a CDS encoding bifunctional enoyl-CoA hydratase/phosphate acetyltransferase, producing MNETFLKNRTFNELRVGDTASLVRIVGRDDIDLFAAVSGDVNPAHLDATFAATDLFGHVVAHGMWTAALISAVLGTKLPGPGTIYLSQDLHFLKPVAPGDIVTATVQVREKTPDKHLVVLDTTCTNQKGEQVLTGTATVIAPTRTIEWPTTRLPDVSLRRRDRYEHFIRDARSLPAIRAAVVHPCSPEAVLAAVEVRDQGLLEPLLVGPVAKIRAAAERAQVSLDGIAIEDVPHSHAAAAHAVELAVAGKVSVLVKGSLHTDELLGAVVAPGSGLRTERRISHVYAMDVPAYDKPLIVTDAAINIQPTLEQKCDICQNAVDLLHGLGMETPKVAALAAVETVNPKMPATLDAAALTVMAARGQISGALVDGPLAFDNAISPDAARTKGIHSSVAGYADILLVPDLEAGNMLAKQLIHFAGAVAAGLVLGARVPIVLTSRSDPLTARVASAALAKLVATPRPAAGLPTP from the coding sequence ATGAACGAGACATTCCTCAAGAACCGGACCTTCAACGAATTGAGGGTCGGCGACACCGCCTCGTTGGTCCGCATTGTCGGCCGCGACGACATCGATCTCTTTGCTGCGGTGTCGGGCGACGTCAATCCGGCGCATCTCGACGCGACGTTCGCGGCCACCGACCTGTTCGGCCACGTTGTTGCCCATGGTATGTGGACGGCAGCGCTGATCTCGGCCGTGCTTGGCACCAAGCTTCCGGGTCCTGGCACGATTTATTTGAGTCAGGACCTTCATTTCCTGAAACCCGTCGCCCCTGGCGACATCGTCACCGCGACCGTGCAAGTCAGGGAGAAGACGCCAGACAAGCATCTCGTTGTTCTGGACACCACGTGCACGAACCAGAAGGGCGAGCAGGTTCTAACAGGAACTGCGACTGTCATCGCCCCCACCCGCACGATCGAATGGCCCACCACTCGACTGCCTGACGTCTCGCTCCGGCGGCGCGATCGTTACGAACATTTCATAAGGGACGCGAGGAGCCTTCCCGCCATCCGGGCCGCCGTCGTGCATCCCTGCTCGCCCGAAGCGGTTCTGGCGGCGGTTGAGGTGCGAGATCAGGGTTTGCTGGAGCCGCTCCTGGTCGGACCGGTAGCAAAGATCCGTGCCGCCGCGGAGAGAGCGCAGGTTTCACTCGACGGCATCGCGATTGAGGACGTTCCGCATAGCCATGCCGCCGCCGCCCATGCCGTCGAGCTCGCCGTCGCCGGCAAGGTGAGCGTGCTCGTAAAGGGCAGCCTTCATACCGACGAGTTGCTCGGCGCCGTCGTCGCGCCCGGCTCTGGCCTCAGAACCGAGCGGCGGATCAGCCACGTCTACGCCATGGACGTGCCCGCCTACGACAAGCCGCTGATCGTGACCGACGCAGCCATCAACATCCAGCCGACCCTCGAGCAGAAGTGCGACATCTGTCAGAACGCCGTGGACCTCCTGCACGGCCTGGGCATGGAGACGCCGAAGGTCGCCGCGCTCGCCGCGGTGGAGACGGTAAATCCAAAGATGCCAGCCACGCTGGACGCAGCCGCACTCACCGTGATGGCGGCGCGTGGCCAGATTTCCGGCGCCTTGGTCGATGGTCCGCTCGCCTTCGACAACGCCATCAGTCCCGATGCTGCGCGGACCAAGGGAATTCACTCTTCCGTCGCCGGCTATGCCGACATCCTGCTCGTGCCCGACCTGGAAGCCGGCAACATGCTGGCCAAGCAGCTCATCCACTTCGCCGGCGCTGTGGCGGCCGGCCTTGTCCTTGGTGCGCGCGTGCCGATTGTGCTCACAAGTCGCTCCGACCCGCTAACGGCCCGTGTGGCTTCCGCCGCGCTCGCCAAACTCGTCGCCACGCCGCGCCCGGCGGCGGGCCTACCGACACCATGA